The DNA segment TTCCACGGGCCGCATCCGGCGCCCGGCACCCCCGTCGACTGCCTGGTGCGGATCACCTCCCTCACCGACACCCTTCTCGAAGCGGACGCCCGGCTCACCGCCGGCGGCCGGGTGTGGGCCGTGCTCGACGGCTGGCAGGACCGCCGCTTCGACAACGACCCGACGACCCGCCCCGTCGAACGCTTCCCCGAGCGCAACACCCTCTCCGCGCTCCAGCCCGGTGGCTGGACACTGCTGCACGAGCGCTGGCCCGACCTCGCCTCCCGCGAGCTGATCATGCGCAACTCGCTGGGCGGCGCCGAGCGCGCGCGGTACGCCGCGCATCCGCCCCGGGGCCGCCGCCAGTGGCTGCTCGGCCGGATCGCCGTCAAGGACGCGGTACGGCGCCTGCTCTGGGAGCGGGGCGAGGGGCCCGTCTTCCCCGCCGAGATCCGGGTCCACAACGACGCGGCGGGACGCCCGTGCGTCACCGGTGTGCACGGCCGGACCCTGCCCCCGCTGGACGTCTCGCTCGCGCACCGCGCCGAGGCGGGCGTGGCGATCGTACGGCCGCGCGGTCCGCACCGCCCGCACACCGATTCCGGCTCCGGTCCCGGCTCCGGCATCGGCGTCGGCATCGACATCGAGGAGATCGCCGAGCGCGAGCCCGCGACCCTCGGTACGGCGCTCGCGGCGGAGGAACTCCGTCTGCTCCGGGCGCAGTCGGGCCCGGAGGCGGAGTGGTTCACCCGATTCTGGGCCGCCAAGGAGGCCGCCGCCAAGGCCGAGGGCACCGGATTCGGCGGCCGGCCACGGGACTTCAGGGTCCTGGAGACCACCCCCGACGGCGGCCGGCTGCTCGTCCTGGGCCGGCTCGCCACCCATCTCGTCCACTGCGCCCGGGTGGCCAACCCGCCCGCCCTGGCGCCCCGCGCGTACGTGGTGGCCTGGACCACCGGGTCCACCACCGCACCCCACGATCCCGCAGCCGAGGAGACCCCCCGATGAACCCCCCGCTCATCCCCACCCAGCCGGCCCCCGACGCCGTCCTCGCCGACCTCACCGGCATGCTCCGCGAGGTCCTGGCCGAGTACGGCGACGACGACACGGTCATCGGCATGTCCACCACCTTCAACCGCGATCTGGAACTGGAGAGCATCGACCTGGTCACGCTGGCCGGGCTGATGGAGGAGCGGTACGGCGGGCGGGTGAACCTCGCCGAGTTCCTGGCCGGGATGGAGTTCGACGAGATCATCGAGCTGACCGTCGGCAGGCTCGTGGAGTACGTGGTGTGGAGCCTGCGCGGCGCACAGGCGGGCTGAGCCATGGCGATGGTCGACGCCGGTGGCATCCGGCTGCACGTCCAGCGCATGGCCCCGGCCGCGGGCAGCGCCCAGCACGGCACGGTCGTCCTGGTGCACGGGCTGCTCACCGACAGCCTGGCCAGCTACTACTTCACCGTGGCCCCCGCCTTCGCCGCGGCCGGACTGGACGTCCTCATGTACGACCTGCGCGGCCACGGCCGCAGCGAACGCCCCGCCCGGGGCTACACGCTGGACCACAACATCGACGACCTCGCCGCACTCCTCGACCGCCTCGGCGTCACCGGGCCCGTGCACCTCGTCGGCAACTCCTACGGCGGGACCATCGCGTTCGGCTACGCGGCGCGCGACCCCGAGCGTGTCGCCACCCTCACCCTGGTGGAGTCCGAACCCGCCACCCCGGCCTGGGCGAGCAAGCTCGGCGGCATCCTGCACCGCGTGGTGACCCAGCTCGCCCACAACGAGCGGGACGCGATCGCCTGGATCACCGCCCACCGGGGCCACAACACGGCCCGGCTCGCCAAGGGCGCCGCCCGGCTCGCCCGGGAGACCAGCCTCGGCCGGGACATCCCCGCCAGCCGGGTGCACACCGAGGCCGAGATCGGCGCCGTGCGCTGCCCGGTCCTCGGGGTCTACGGCGGCGACTCCGACCTCGCCGACCTGATCCCGCTGCACGAGGCGCGGCTGCCGGACTTCAGGGCCGTGGTGCTGGAGGGACACGAGCACTCGGTGCTGGTGGAGGCGCCCGGCGCGGTCGGCGGGCACATCCTGGACCTGATCCGGGCCGGCGCGGGCGCCGTCCGGTGAGCGGCTTCCTGTTCGTCGTACCGCCGCTGACCGGGCACATCAACCCGGCCGTCGGGGTCGCCGACCGGCTCGCCGCGCGCGGCCACCGGGTGGCCTGGGCCTGCGCCGACCCGGGCCTGGTGCGCCGCCTCGCGGGCCCCGGCGCCCCGGTGTTCGGCTGCGCGGGCCCGGTGCCGGGCACCGGCGGCGTCGTACGGCCCCCGGACCTGCGCGGCCCGGAGGCATGGAAGTTCCTGTGGGAGTGGTACCTGCTGCCGCTCGCCGACGCGATGGCGCCCGGAGTGCGCGCGGCCGTCGAGGAGTTCGGCCCGGATGTGGTGGTCGCGGACCAACAGGCGTTCGCCGGCGCCTTGGTGGCCGAGCGGCTCGGACTGCCCTGGGCCACCTCCGCGACCACCTCGGCCGAATTCAGCGGCGCCTACGACGGGTTGCCCAAGGTCGCCGAGTGGCTGCGGCAGCGGCTGGCCGAGCTGCGCGAACGCCTCGGCGTTCCTCCGGGCACCGCCGACCCGCGCTCCTCGCCACACCTGCTGCTGATCTTCAGCAGCCCCGAACTGGTCGGCCCCCAGGCTCCGTCGGCGCCGCACATCCACTACGTCGGCCCCTCCCTCGCGGGCCGCCCGCACCGCCCCGGCTTCCCCTGGGAGTGGCTGACCCCCGGCCGGGCGAAGGTCCTGGTCACCCTGGGCACCGCCAACGCCGACGCGGGCGGCCGCTTCCTCGCCGCCTGCCGCGAGGCGCTGCGCGAACGCGCCGACCGGGTACAGGCCGTGCTCGTCGACCCGGGCGGGGTGCTGCCCGCCGAGGAGGGCGGCAAGGACGTACTGGTGCTGCCGTCGGTGCCCCAACTCGCCCTGCTGGAGCGGATGGACGTGGTGATCTGCCACGCCGGGCACAACACCGTGTGCGAGGCGCTGTGGCACGGCGTCCCGCTGGTCGTCGCCCCCATCCGGGACGACCAGCCGGTGATCGCCGCGCAGGTCGTGGACGCGGGCGCCGGGCTCCGGGTGAAGTTCGGCCGGGTCACCGCGGACCGGCTGGGCACCGCCCTCGACACCGTCCTGCACGACCCCGCCCACCGGTCCGCCGCGACCCGGGTCCGCACCGCCTTCCGCGCGGCCGGCGGCGCCCCGGCCGCGGCCGCCCACCTGGAACGACTGGCAACGGAGAGCCGATGAGCGACCCCAGCGACAAGCGGGCGAAGGCCGAACGCGTCGCCGCCCTGCGCCCCGCCTACCGAACCGATCTCGCCGCCGGCCCCGCCCGCTTCCTCGGCGCCCGCCGCACCACCTGCCCCTGGTGCGGCTCGGACGAGCTGAGCGGCCGCCTGCGCACCACCGACCTGCTCCAGCACAAGCCGGGCCGCTTCACCCTCGACCGCTGCGCGGACTGCGGGCACATCTTCCAGAACCCCCAACTGACCGAGGAAGGGCTGGAGTTCTTCTACCGGGACTTCTACGACGGTCTCGGCGAGCAGCGGATGAGCGGCACCTTCGGCGGCCGGGGTGCCATGTACGAGGGCCGCGCCCGCGCGATGCTGCCCCACGACCCCGCCCCGAAGACCTGGCTGGACGTCGGCACCGGGCACGGCCACTTCTGCGCGAGCGCCCGTACCGTGCTGCCCGGCACCTCCTTCGACGGGCTCGACTTCACCGACGGCGTCGAACTCGCCGCCCGCGCGGGCCGCATCGACCAGGCGCACCGGGGCGCCTTCCCGGACCTCGCGCCCGAACTCACCGCCCGCTACGACGTGGTGAGCATGTTCCACTACCTGGAGCACAGCACCGACCCCGACCGGGAACTGCGCGCCGCGCACGAGGCGGTACGCCCCGGCGGCCACCTCCTCATCGAGGTCCCCGACCCGGACAGCCGCTACGCCCGGCTGCTCGGCCGCTGGTGGCTGCCCTGGCTCCAGCCGCAGCATCTGCACTTCATCCCGGTCGGCAATCTGCGCCGCCGGCTCACCGAACTCGGCTTCACGGTCCTCGCCGAGCAGCACGCCGAACCGCACGACCCGGTCGATCTGCTCGCCGCCGTCTGGCTGGCCCTGGACCACACCGCGCCCCGCGAGGACGCCCCCTGGCTGCCCGAGCCCCCCGGCGTCCTGCGCCAAACGCTGCGCGGCGCGCTCCTGCTCGCCGGGGTGCCCGCCCTGCTCACCGCCACCCTCCTCGACCGCCTCGCGGTCCGCCCGCTCGCCCGGCGCCTGCACCTCGCCAACGCCTACCGGCTGGTGGCCCGCCGGGAGTGAACGCGCGGTGACTCAGAGCGCCTTGGCCCGGATCAGCGCCGACAGCACCAGGGCGCCCGGCAGCAGCGGCAGCCAGTCCGTCACCACCCGGTAGCCGATCACGGTCGCCGTGGCGGGGGCGGGCTCCGCGCCGAAGGCGACCAGCGTCCACACCAGCGCCGCGTCCACCGCGAACCCGCCGGGCACCGGGGCGGCGCCCACCGCCGTGCCCGCCGCCAGGAACGCCAGCGCCACCTCCGCCCAGGACAGCCCGAGCCCGAGCGCGGCCCCGACGCAGCCGAGCGCGCCCGCCTGCACCAGCGGCATCGCCACCGCGCCGCCCCACAGTGCCAGCGCCCGGCAGGGCCGCGCGTGCACCACCCGGACATCGGCGAGCGCGGTGCGCAGCAGCCCGGTCACCGGCCGCCGCAACGGCCGTACGACGGTCAGCAGCACCCCCGCCCCGGTGACCACCCCGCCCGCGACCGCCGCCGCCGGCACCAGCTCCGGGCCGTCCGGTACCAGCTCGCCCAGGCGCCGCCAGGCCGGCGAGACCGTAAGGAACACCAGCAGCACCAGCGTCTTCGAGGCGCCCTTGACCAGCGAGTACAGGCCGATCGAGGCGGTGGCCCGGTCCAGCGGCACCCCGCGCGCCCGCAGAAAGCGCACGGTGACGGCATGCGCCCCGAGCCCGCCGGGCAGCGCGTGGTTCGCGGCACCGGCGGCGAACTGCGAGGCCAGCAGCAGCCCCATGGGCAGCCGGTCCGGCAGCGCGCCCTGCCGTACAAAGGAGGCCGCCACCCAGGTCAGACACGTGCAGCCGAGCCCGGCCAGCAGCCAGCGGGGGTCGGCCGAGACGAGCCGCCGTACCCCCTCGTACATCACGGGCCGGTGCGCGGCGGCCCAGCACAGCGCGATCAGCAGCGGGGCCACGCACAGGGCGAGCCGCAGGGACCGGACGGACACCGACGGGGTGGTCCGCGCCGGCGCCTCGGGGGCGGGGCCGTCGGGGGCGGTGACGAGAGGGGACGGTGCGGACACGGGACGTCGTCCTTCCGCGGCGGGGCCCGGGGCAGGCGGTGCGGGCGAAACCGGGGGGAGCCTTCCCGTGCCGGGTGACACCGGGATGTCCGCGAACCCAATGCCCGGGGGCGGGGCGGTGCCGCCCGGGGGCGTACGCCGAGCGGCCGTTCACCGCCGACCGGGTAGCCTTCTTTGGGGAGCGCTTTACACAACGCTTCCGCGCAAGGTCGGCGGCAGGGGAGGATCCCGCGGTGCATGTCCAGGAATGGCTCGACTCGGTCCCGGCGGTAGCCGTCTACGCCGTGGTGGCCCTGGTGATCGGCGTCGAGAGCCTCGGCATCCCGCTGCCCGGCGAGATCGTCCTGGTCTCGGCGGCGCTGATGTCCTCCCAGCACTCCCACATCAACCCGCTGATCCTCGGCGCCTGCGCCACCGCGGGCGCGGTGATCGGCGACTCCATCGGCTACGCCATCGGCCGCAAGGGCGGCCGCCCGCTGCTGGCCTGGCTGGGGAAGAAGTTCCCGAGGCACTTCGGCGAGGCCCATGTGGCCACCGCCGAGCGCTCCTTCCAGAAGTGGGGCATGTGGGCCGTCTTCTTCGGCCGTTTCATCGCCCTGCTGCGCATCTTCGCGGGCCCCCTGGCCGGCGTCCTGCACATGCCCTACTGGAAGTTCCTGATCGCCAACATCCTCGGCGGCATCTGCTGGGCCGGCGGCACCACCGCCGCCGTCTACTACGTGGGCGTCGTCGCCGAGGGCTGGCTGAAGAAGTTCTCCTACGTGGGCCTCGGGGCGGCGGTCGTCATCGGCCTGGCGACGATGCTGATCGTGAAGCGCAGGACGAAGAAGACCCAGCAGGAACTGTCCCAGCGGGAACCTGTCAACGCCGGCGAGTGACCGCGCCCCCTGGGGGGCGCGGGGAACCGCGCGACATACAACCGTTCGTCATTCACCGGCCTGGCGGTGCACATCCTTGTGCCCCTGGGCCAGGTCCGCGTACAACGTGCCGTTGAGGGTGACCCCCTCCTTCTCCTCCGCCGACAGTTCGCGCCGCACCTTCGCCGGCACCCCCGCCACCAGCGACCCGGCCGGCACCACCATCCCCTGCGGCACCAGCGCCTGCGCCGCCACCAGCGATCCCGCCCCGATCACCGCGCCGTTGAGCACGGTCGCCCCCATCCCGATCAGGCAGTCGTCCTCGACCGTCGCCCCGTGCACCACCGCGTTGTGCCCGATGGACACCCGCTCCCCGATGGTCACCGGGAACCCGGGGTCGGCGTGCAGCGTCACGTTGTCCTGCACATTCGCCCGCGCCCCCACGGTGATCGTCTCGACGTCCCCGCGCACCACCGCGCCGTACCAGACGCTCGCCCCGGCGCCCAGCGTCACATCCCCGATCACCGAAGCCGTCGGCGCCACGAACGCCTCCGCGTCGATCCGCGGCTCCTTGCCGCCGATGCCCACGATCAGTGCCCGCTGCGTCATCACCGTCTCCTCGCGTCGATAGGTACCCGCACGGTACGACAGGGGGTGGGGCAAAGATCACAGCGGTCCGGCCTCTCCCCGGACCCGACCCGTGAGTAACGTGAGCGCGTGCCGAAGCGCAAGAACACGTTCTCATCCTGGCGCCATGGCCTCGCCCAGCGTGCCGTCCACGCGGTCTGGGCCTGGGTCCAGCGGACCGGCTCCGTCACGGCGGAGCACCCCGGGCGCCTGCGCTTCGGCGCCATCGGCGAGGCCACCCGGCTCGCCTTCCCGCTCGGCACGGTCTTCGGCGAGCCCTGGATCCGGCTCGGCTCCCACTGCATCATCGCCGAACAGGTCACCCTGACCGCCGGTCTGATGCCCGACCTGGACCTCGGCCCGGAGCCGATCCTGCGCATCGGCGACGGCGTGGTGCTCGGCCGCGGCAGCCATGTCATCGCCGACACCACGGTGACCATCGGCCGCGACTGCTACTTCGGGCCGTACGTCTACGTCACCTCCACCAACCACTCCTACGACGACCCGCACGAGCCCATCGGCCGGCAGTGGCCCCGCATGGAGCCGGTGGAGATCGGCCCCGGCTGCTGGATCGGCACCGGCGCGGTGATCCTGCCGGGCGCGCGGATCGGCCGGAACGTCGTGGTCGCGGCCGGTGCCGTGGTGCGCGGCACGGTGCCCGACCACGCCGTGGTGGCCGGCGCCCCCGCCAGGGTCGTACGCCGCTGGACGCCCGAGGACGGCTGGCAGCCGCCGCTGCGCACCCCGGCGCCGGTGCCGATCCCGGACGGGACGACCCCGGCCCAGCTGCGGGCGCTGGCCGAGCTGGACGCCTCCGCGACGGCCCGGCTCGCCGAGCTGGAGACCGAGGGCTGAACCGCTCAGCCGGTGGCCAGCAGCACCGTGCCCACCAGGGCGAGGCCCGCGCCCGCCGCCTGGACGGCGCGCAGCCGTTCGCTGAGGAAGCCACGGGCGGCGAGGGCGGTCACCACCGGGTACAGCGAGGCGAGGACGGCGGCCACGGTGACCGGGCCGTGCTGGGCGGCGACGGCGTAGGTGCCGTTGGCCGCCACATCGGCGAGGCCGACGAAGGCCAGCGCGGGCAGCGAGCGGTAGGGGAAGCCGCCCTCGGGCAGGGCGGTGCCGCCGCGCCGCAGGGAGACGGCGAGCACGGCGCCGCCCACGGCGACATTGGTCAGGCGCTGCGCGAACAGCGACAGGTACAGGCCGTCGACGGAGGTGGACGCCTGCGCGATCAGGGCGAACACCGTGCCGAAGCCGGCCGCCGCGACCAGTGTCAGCAGGACCGTGCGCCGCTCCACCGGCGCGCCCCGCAGCTGGGGGCCGCCCGCGAGGACCACGCCGGAGACGGCGACCGCGATGCCCGCGAGCTGGAGCAGCCCCGGGCGTTCGCCGAGGAACAGGCCCACGCCGACGGGGACGACCACGCTGAGCGTGGCGAGCGGCGAGACGACGCCCATCGGGCCGAGCGCCAGGGCCTTGTAGAAGGAGAGCAGGGCGATCGGGCCGACCAGACCGGCCGCGAACGCGAACCACAGCCGGGGCCCGGCCGCGCTCCAGGCACCCGTGGCGACGACGATCGCGCCGAGCACGGCCGCCGCGATGGCCTGCGAGACGACGACCACGGTGAGCGCGGGCGTCCGTCGGGTCAGCAGCCCGCCGCCGAAGTCGGCCAGCCCCCACAACAGGCTGGTGGTCAGGGCGAAGAAGGCCGTCACGATGCCTCGCAGTACAGTTTGTTGAACGGACGGGTGCGCTCCACCGTAGTTCAGTGGATTGAACTGCGTCATCCAGAAAAGTGGACCATCTCGGATACTGGACGGAATGGGACCGGAACGTGTCGGACCTCGAATTGCTGACCCAGTCCCTGGCGCGCAGCGTCAGGCACTGGCGCTCGGTGCGCGGCTTCACCCTGGACGTGCTCGCCGCCCGCGCAGGTGTCAGCCGCGGGATGCTGATCCAGATCGAGCAGGCCCGCACCAACCCGAGCATCGGCACCATCGTCAAGATCGGCGACGCGCTCGGCGTCAGCGTCACCACCCTGCTCGACTACGAGCGCGGGCCCCGGGTCCGCATCGTCCCCGCCGAGCGGGCGGTACGGCTGTGGCACACCCCGTCCGGCAGTTACAACCGGCTGCTCGCGGGCACCGAGGCGCCCGGCCCGCTGGAGATCTGGGACTGGGTGCTGATGCCCGGGGACGAGAGCCCGGCGGAACCGCACCCGTCCGGCACCGTGGAGCTGGTCCATGTCACGGCGGGCGAGCTGACCCTCACGGTCGACGGCGAGGACCACCTCGTGCCGACCGGCGCGAGCGCCACCTTCGAGGCCAATGTGCCGCATGTCTACGCCAACCGCGGCGAGATCCCGATGGAGATGATGATGGCCGTCTCCGTGCCGCCCGTGCAGTGATCCCCGGGCCGCCCGCGCGGTGCTCCCCGCGCCGCCTTCGCGGCGATCCCCGTGCGGTGAGACGCGCCTGCGGCGGGCCGCCGCGCCTTGTTAGCGTGCGGCCATGCGCGCACCCATCGGAGACTTCGAGACCGCGACCCCGGTGACCGACTGCCTGGCCGAGCTGACCGCGCCGGTGGCCGAGGCCGTGCGGAACTGGTCCGCGGCGACCCCGGCCGACCAGGTCCTGTACGTCGACACCGACCCGGACCGGGCCGACACCGCCGTCTTCGTGGAGCACTACGGCGCCGATCTGCCCGAGCGCTCGGCGAACTGCGTGGTGGTCGCGGCCAAGCGGGCCGGTGAGACCACGCTCGCCGCGTGCCTGGTGCTGTCCACCACCCGGGTCGACGTGAACGGCGCGGTCCGCCGCCGGCTCGGCGCCCGCAAGGCGTCGTTCGCCCCGGCGGAGACGGCGACCGGGCACAGCGGGATGGAGTACGGCGGTATCACCCCGATCGGACTGCCCGCCGACTGGCCCCTGCTGGTGGACCCGGCCGTCGTCGACCTGCCGTACGTCCTGGTCGGCAGCGGCCGCAGGCGGGGCAAACTCCTGGTCCCGGGCCAGGTGTTCGCCCAGCTGCCGGGGGCCGTGGTGCTGGAGGGGCTCGGCGTGTCCTGACCCGGCCGGCGGCCGCGCCCGCAGAGGCATGGTCCCGGGGGGGCCCGGGAACGCCGTCAGCCACGGCCGTGCGGCCGTGGCTGACGTGACCTCGTTCTACGGGTGCGCGCCGGTCAGTGCGCGGCCTCGTCGACGACCACGACCTCGTCGATGCTGCGCTCGATCGCCTCCGTGTCGGAGGCGGTCGCCTTGGCCCAGTAGTAGATGCCGAGGGAGAAGACCGCGATGACCAGGATGTCCCAGTACAGCTTGATGTTGCCCTGGCTGCCGTCGCCGAAGCTGCCCTGCCAGGAGATCAGGCCGATGCCCAGCAGGTAGGCCGGCAGCCACTGCGCGGCCTTGAAGTCCATCCGGGGCGCGTCGGGCTTGCCCTTGAGGTTGGCCCACAGGGCGTAGGAGCCCATCAGGACGTAGCCGAGGAGGATGGCGAAGGCCAGCCGCCACAGGATGTTCCAGCCGCTCCAGTAGATGATCAGGTTGGCGACCACGAAGGACGCGGGCGAGATGACCTTGCCGAAGGGCAGGCGGTAGGGGCGCTCGAAGTGCGGCAGGCGGTCGGCGAACACACCGTAGGCCAGCGGCGCGCCCGCGTACATCAGCACGCTCGCCGAGGTGATGAAGCCGACCAGCTCCTGCCAGCTCGGGAAGGGCAGGAAGCAGAGGATGCCGGTGACGAAGGTGACGATCAGACCGATCCACGGCACGCCGCGCTTGTCGGTCCTGGTGAGCGCCTTCGGGGCGTAGCCGTTCTTGGCCAGGCCGTAGGAGACGCGGGAGGTGGCGGTGGTGTAGATCAGGCCGGTGCCACCGGGGGAGATGATCGCGTCGACGTAGAGCACCCAGCCCAGCCAGCCGAGGCCGACCACGGTCGCGAGGCCCGCCCAGGGGCCGCTGATGCCGGCGTAGGCCAGCTTCCCCCAGCCGTGCACGAAGGAGGCGTGCGGCAGCGCGGCGATGAACACGATCTGGAGCAGGATGTAGATACCGGCGCCGATGGCCACCGAGCCGAGCGTGGCGCGGGGCAGGTCGCGCTGCGGGTTGCGGCTCTCACCGGCCAGCTGGATCGCCTGCTCGAAGCCGAGCAGCGCGAAGATGATGCCGCTGGAGCTGATCGCGCCCAGCACACCCTTGGCGCCGAACGGGGCGAAGCCCTCCGAGGTGAAGTTGGAGCCGTGGAAGTTGCCGATGGCGATGATGAAGATCGCGGCGAGCGGGATCGCGATCTTCCACCAGGTGGCCGCGCTGTTGGTGTGCGCCAGGGCGCGCACGCCGAAGAAGTTGACGCCGACGAAGACCGCCATGAGCACGATCGCAGTAACGATTCCGCTGGTGGTCAGCGTCTCGTCGGCGTGCTGTAGGCCCTGAGCGAACTTCCAGTGACCGGCGTAGCCGATCATCGCCTCGACCTCGATGGGCGCCACGGTGGCCGCCTGGAGCCAGGAGAACCAGCCGAAGGACATGCCGGCCAGGCCGCCGAAGGCGTAGTGCGGGTAGCGCGCCGTACCGCCCGCCACCGGGAACATGCCGCCGAGCTCGGCGTGCACGAGCGCCAGCAGGACGATGGCCACCGTGCCGATCACCCACGAGATGATCGCCGCGGGGCCGGCCACGACGACGGCCTTCTCGGCGCCGTAGAGCCAGCCGGAGCCGATGATGGACCCGACGGAGGCCCACATCAGGCCGATGAGCCCCACGTCGCGACGCAGGCCCCCGGTCTCGCTCATGGCTGCCGGTGCAGCCTGATCGACTTTCGTCATGCAAGTGGCCTCTCAGATCGTAAACGCGGTTTTAACGGGGAGGGAGGCCACAGGCTAGGAACGGTTTCCACGTCGGCAAAAGACTGCTTACCAAAACTTGACCCAGGATCTTGTCCCTCTTGAGGACAGGGTTTCCACAGCTCAGTCACCGTGCGCGAATGTCAATATTCATCAGTGAATTGTGATGAAGAAGTTCTGACACTAGGTCAAGCGTGGAATTTCGATCGCGGGGCAGCGGTCCATGACCATGTCCAGGCCGGCCGCCCGGGTGCGCGCGTACGCCTCCTCGTCGACGACGCCCAGCTGGAACCAGACCGCCTTCGCGCCCTTCGCCACCGCCTCGTCGGCCACCGGGCCCGCCAGTGAGCTGTTGACGAAGACGTCCACCACGTCGACGTCGAAGGGGATGTCCGCGAGCGAGGCGTAGCCCTGCTCGCCGTGCACCGTCTCCGCCTTCGGGTGCACCGGCACGATCCGCTTGCCGTACCGCTGGAGCACCCGCGCCACCCGGTACGCGGGCCGCGCGGCATTGCCGGACAGGCCGACCACCGCCCAGGTATCGCCCCCTTCGGCCAGAATCCTGCGTATCGCCGCCTCTTCGTCGTACACGTCCGCCTCCTGTGGGGTGTGTGCCGCTTTCCCACGCCGTCAACCGGCCCCGGGAGGCACTGATTCCCGTTCCCTACCCGCCACGGTGACCGGAAACGGCGCGCGGTGCCAGCGCGGGGGCCCGCGCGCGCCTACGCTCGGCCCCGTGCTGCGCATCCTCGACGCCCGAACCGGTGAGTCCGTCGCCGCCACGCCCGCCCGCCGCGGTCTGACCCGCATCGAGGCCCGGGCCCCGGGGCCCGACCTCACGTCCCTGCGGGTGCTGCTGACCGCCGACCTCCTCGCCCGCGCCCTCGAACTCAACGGGCTCCAGGCATGGCCGACCGCCCCCGGCCAGTCCCCGCACCTGCGCACCGCCGCCGCCGCGCTCGCCGTCCGCCCCTTCGAGGAGGCGCACGGGCCGGGGTTCGCGGAGGCGGGGGCCGTTCGGGTGACGGCGGAAGAGGTGGACCCGGCTGCCGGGAGCGACGGTCCCGTGGTGGCCGTGGCCCCCGTGGTGTGGGCGGGGGGCGAGGAGCCCGCGCCGGCCGACCTCGTGCGGCGCGCCGACCCCACCGCCCTGCGGCTCGCCCTCCTCTGTGTCCCCCACGGGGAGACCGCCACGCTGGACGAGGCGGTCCTGGAGCGTGCCGCCGGGCGGCTGGC comes from the Streptomyces sp. SUK 48 genome and includes:
- a CDS encoding CoA-binding protein; the protein is MYDEEAAIRRILAEGGDTWAVVGLSGNAARPAYRVARVLQRYGKRIVPVHPKAETVHGEQGYASLADIPFDVDVVDVFVNSSLAGPVADEAVAKGAKAVWFQLGVVDEEAYARTRAAGLDMVMDRCPAIEIPRLT
- a CDS encoding APC family permease produces the protein MSETGGLRRDVGLIGLMWASVGSIIGSGWLYGAEKAVVVAGPAAIISWVIGTVAIVLLALVHAELGGMFPVAGGTARYPHYAFGGLAGMSFGWFSWLQAATVAPIEVEAMIGYAGHWKFAQGLQHADETLTTSGIVTAIVLMAVFVGVNFFGVRALAHTNSAATWWKIAIPLAAIFIIAIGNFHGSNFTSEGFAPFGAKGVLGAISSSGIIFALLGFEQAIQLAGESRNPQRDLPRATLGSVAIGAGIYILLQIVFIAALPHASFVHGWGKLAYAGISGPWAGLATVVGLGWLGWVLYVDAIISPGGTGLIYTTATSRVSYGLAKNGYAPKALTRTDKRGVPWIGLIVTFVTGILCFLPFPSWQELVGFITSASVLMYAGAPLAYGVFADRLPHFERPYRLPFGKVISPASFVVANLIIYWSGWNILWRLAFAILLGYVLMGSYALWANLKGKPDAPRMDFKAAQWLPAYLLGIGLISWQGSFGDGSQGNIKLYWDILVIAVFSLGIYYWAKATASDTEAIERSIDEVVVVDEAAH
- a CDS encoding YbaK/EbsC family protein; the encoded protein is MRAPIGDFETATPVTDCLAELTAPVAEAVRNWSAATPADQVLYVDTDPDRADTAVFVEHYGADLPERSANCVVVAAKRAGETTLAACLVLSTTRVDVNGAVRRRLGARKASFAPAETATGHSGMEYGGITPIGLPADWPLLVDPAVVDLPYVLVGSGRRRGKLLVPGQVFAQLPGAVVLEGLGVS